A window of Ruania suaedae contains these coding sequences:
- a CDS encoding vWA domain-containing protein, translated as MTLRMMWPLWLTLLVFAPLLALAVWRIRTSHGQRRRDWWRRGAIVTTALVIALTPSIPRTLEESLITNVEMYFVVDRTGSMAAEDYDGEQARLVGVQQDMVALTQAMPAARYSILAFDSQTTSQLPLTTDSRAVRSWADTVSQEITNFSAGSAIDRPLAALTQTLTAAAERNPENVRLVFLFSDGENTDGSGSEAGEGFDSFAELEPLVDGGAVLGYGTPDGGTMRSYDGSSDTGFGTDAPFITDETGQPAVSRIDETTLRTVADQLGVSYTHRITPDSVEPLVEGVDVEQIAADGRRDLTTYEDVYWPFAILLALLLAWEAWALAREVPKSGRKHPRDDDDDEHTGGRADVVAVPVGTGNGGR; from the coding sequence ATGACTCTGCGGATGATGTGGCCGCTGTGGCTGACGCTGCTGGTGTTCGCCCCGCTGCTGGCGCTGGCGGTGTGGAGGATCCGCACCTCCCACGGGCAGCGCCGCCGCGACTGGTGGCGCCGCGGCGCGATCGTGACGACCGCGCTGGTGATCGCCCTCACCCCGAGCATCCCACGGACCCTGGAGGAGTCGCTGATCACGAACGTCGAGATGTACTTCGTGGTGGACCGCACCGGATCCATGGCCGCCGAGGACTACGACGGCGAGCAGGCGCGCCTGGTCGGGGTCCAGCAGGACATGGTCGCCCTCACCCAGGCGATGCCGGCCGCCCGCTACAGCATTCTTGCGTTCGACTCCCAGACGACCTCCCAGCTGCCGCTGACGACGGACTCGCGTGCCGTGCGCTCGTGGGCGGACACGGTCTCGCAGGAGATCACGAACTTCTCCGCCGGCTCGGCGATCGACCGGCCGCTGGCGGCGCTGACGCAGACGCTGACCGCGGCCGCCGAGCGCAACCCGGAGAACGTCCGGCTGGTCTTCCTGTTCTCCGACGGCGAGAACACCGACGGGTCCGGGTCCGAGGCGGGCGAGGGGTTCGACTCCTTCGCCGAGCTGGAGCCGCTCGTGGACGGCGGCGCGGTCCTCGGCTACGGCACGCCCGACGGCGGCACCATGCGCTCCTATGACGGCTCCTCCGACACCGGCTTCGGCACCGACGCGCCCTTCATCACCGACGAGACCGGGCAACCGGCTGTCTCCCGGATCGACGAGACGACCCTGCGCACCGTCGCCGACCAGCTCGGGGTCTCCTACACCCACCGCATCACCCCCGACTCGGTGGAGCCCCTGGTGGAGGGCGTCGACGTCGAGCAGATCGCTGCGGACGGGCGCCGCGACCTGACCACCTACGAGGATGTGTACTGGCCGTTCGCGATCCTGCTGGCCCTGCTGCTGGCATGGGAGGCCTGGGCCCTGGCCCGGGAGGTGCCGAAGTCAGGTCGCAAGCACCCTCGCGACGATGACGACGACGAGCACACCGGCGGACGAGCAGACGTAGTAGCGGTGCCGGTCGGCACCGGGAACGGAGGCCGATGA
- a CDS encoding vWA domain-containing protein, which translates to MTSVLMHPWAIWVVLAVVVAALVLGWFARAAKLERQRVAWVANSGYLTSLPSFRSRISRYRVLLGALVVVLFGASIAAGFLVSRPVDREIRSDELATRDIVLCLDVSGSMVEYDTEIVQRFLELLPSFQGERIALSIFNSTSRTVFPLTDDYALVEEQLTEAAEALDFDVDSLEDFSYDAEALDRLLEFLAGTEGLGQDASSLVGDGLATCALAFDLEDEERSRSIILATDNEVFGEALYSLPEAADLVAERDITLHGFYAGAVTADSAAQEKEYRDAVEAHGGLFYASDDPDAVAGIVDEISAQQAAELDADSDVIITDRPETYFAWLMGLLALYLLAAWRLRS; encoded by the coding sequence GTGACGAGCGTGCTGATGCACCCGTGGGCGATCTGGGTGGTGCTGGCGGTCGTGGTGGCGGCGCTGGTGCTGGGCTGGTTCGCCCGCGCGGCCAAGCTCGAGCGGCAGCGCGTGGCGTGGGTGGCCAACTCCGGCTATCTGACCTCGCTGCCCTCGTTCCGGTCCCGGATCTCCCGGTACCGCGTGCTGCTGGGCGCTTTGGTGGTGGTGCTGTTCGGGGCCTCGATCGCGGCAGGCTTCCTGGTCTCGCGCCCGGTCGACCGGGAGATCCGCTCGGACGAGCTCGCCACCCGTGACATCGTGCTGTGCCTGGACGTGTCCGGCTCGATGGTCGAGTACGACACCGAGATCGTGCAGCGGTTCCTGGAGCTGCTGCCGAGCTTCCAGGGGGAGCGGATCGCGCTGTCGATCTTCAACTCCACCTCCCGTACCGTCTTCCCGCTCACCGACGACTACGCCCTGGTCGAGGAGCAGCTGACCGAGGCAGCCGAGGCGCTCGACTTCGACGTGGACTCCCTGGAGGACTTCTCCTACGACGCCGAGGCACTGGACCGGCTGTTGGAGTTCCTGGCCGGGACCGAGGGGCTGGGGCAGGACGCCTCCTCGCTGGTGGGGGACGGCCTGGCCACCTGTGCGCTCGCCTTCGACCTGGAGGACGAGGAACGGTCGCGCTCGATCATCCTCGCCACCGACAACGAGGTGTTCGGGGAGGCGCTGTACAGCCTGCCGGAGGCGGCCGACCTGGTCGCCGAACGCGACATCACCCTGCACGGCTTCTACGCGGGGGCGGTGACGGCCGACTCGGCAGCACAGGAGAAGGAGTACCGGGACGCCGTCGAGGCCCACGGGGGGCTCTTCTACGCCAGTGACGACCCGGACGCCGTCGCCGGCATCGTGGACGAGATCTCGGCGCAGCAGGCGGCCGAGCTGGATGCGGACTCGGACGTGATCATCACCGATCGGCCCGAGACCTACTTCGCGTGGCTGATGGGGCTGCTGGCCCTCTACCTCCTCGCCGCCTGGAGGTTGCGCTCATGA
- a CDS encoding alpha-ketoacid dehydrogenase subunit beta yields MSERAVSDQDRQGDQGQQGGTQRLTLGKAINLGLRRAMERDPKVMLMGEDIGPLGGVFRVTDGLQKDFGSDRVVDTPLAESGIVGTAIGLALAGYRPVCEIQFDGFIFPAYDQITTQLAKMHYRSRGKSQVPVVIRVPYGGGIGAVEHHSESPEALFAHTAGLRVITPATPADAFVMIQQAIACPDPVMFFEPKARYWDKAEVDLTAADELVGGPGAPGDVRATVARPGTDVTLAAYGPSVTTALRAAAAAESEGTSIEVIDLRSISPIDFAAVADSVRRTGRLVVVHEAATFLGAGAEIAARISEECFYHLEAPVLRVGGFHTPYPVAKLEEEYLPNLDRVLHAVDTVMQH; encoded by the coding sequence ATGAGCGAGCGGGCCGTCAGCGACCAGGACCGGCAGGGCGATCAGGGCCAACAAGGCGGGACCCAGCGCCTCACCCTCGGCAAGGCGATCAACCTCGGCCTGCGCCGCGCGATGGAGCGCGATCCGAAGGTGATGCTGATGGGTGAGGACATCGGGCCCCTCGGTGGCGTCTTCCGGGTCACCGACGGACTGCAGAAGGACTTCGGCTCCGACCGGGTGGTCGACACCCCGCTCGCCGAGTCCGGCATCGTCGGCACCGCGATCGGGCTGGCGCTGGCCGGGTACCGGCCGGTGTGCGAGATCCAGTTCGACGGGTTCATCTTCCCCGCCTACGACCAGATCACCACCCAGCTGGCCAAGATGCACTACCGCTCCCGCGGCAAGTCGCAGGTGCCGGTGGTCATCCGGGTGCCCTACGGCGGCGGCATCGGAGCGGTCGAGCACCACTCGGAGTCACCCGAGGCGCTGTTCGCGCACACCGCCGGGCTGCGGGTGATCACCCCGGCCACGCCGGCCGACGCGTTCGTGATGATCCAGCAGGCCATCGCCTGCCCCGATCCGGTGATGTTCTTCGAGCCGAAGGCCCGCTACTGGGACAAGGCCGAGGTGGACCTCACCGCGGCCGATGAGCTGGTCGGCGGTCCCGGTGCGCCCGGCGACGTGCGCGCCACGGTGGCCCGCCCGGGCACCGATGTCACGCTCGCCGCCTACGGCCCCTCGGTGACCACCGCGCTCCGCGCCGCGGCCGCCGCCGAGTCCGAGGGCACCAGCATCGAGGTGATCGACCTGCGCTCGATCTCGCCGATCGACTTCGCGGCGGTGGCGGACTCGGTGCGCCGGACCGGGCGACTGGTCGTGGTGCACGAGGCTGCCACCTTCCTCGGCGCGGGTGCCGAGATCGCCGCCCGGATCAGCGAGGAGTGCTTCTACCACCTCGAGGCGCCGGTGCTGCGGGTGGGCGGCTTCCACACGCCCTATCCCGTGGCGAAGCTGGAGGAGGAGTATCTTCCGAACCTGGACCGGGTGCTGCACGCCGTCGACACCGTGATGCAACACTGA
- a CDS encoding helix-turn-helix domain-containing protein has translation MTPRRAGEVEPALIHCRLDELLAERGMTLTQLSQEVGVSLVNLSVLKNDRAKAIRYTTLAAICDALGCDVGDLLVRA, from the coding sequence ATGACGCCGCGCCGCGCCGGGGAGGTCGAACCGGCACTGATCCACTGCCGGCTGGACGAGCTCCTGGCCGAGCGCGGCATGACGCTCACCCAGCTCTCCCAGGAGGTCGGGGTGAGCCTGGTGAATCTCTCGGTGCTCAAGAACGACCGGGCGAAGGCGATCAGGTACACCACACTGGCAGCGATCTGCGACGCCCTCGGCTGCGACGTCGGCGACCTGCTGGTGCGCGCGTAG
- the pdhA gene encoding pyruvate dehydrogenase (acetyl-transferring) E1 component subunit alpha, translated as MFTPDVDGVTTPVGETDDDLIQLLTPTGERVHHESYSPRVDHLDRAALEGLYRDMYLVRRFDSEATSLQRHGELGLWPPSLGQEAAQIGSGRAMSSRDYAFPSYRELGVIWTRGVDLRSTLHIFRGEDHGGWDPNAHNCHLYTLVIGSHALHATGYAMGIQRDGDVGTGDPGRDRAAVAYFGDGATAQGDVSEALTFASVNDAPVVFFCQNNQWAISEPTQRQSRVPLYHRGRGFGVPSVRVDGNDVLACHAVTSEALERAKAGGGPTFIEAVTYRMGAHTTSDDPTRYRSRAEEETWRRRDPLDRMRLLLEREGSPSEFFAGLEAEAEQFGAEIREYCHTIAAPPVERIFDDVYATEQSQITRERTWLTEYLAGFEEVAS; from the coding sequence GTGTTCACACCCGACGTAGACGGGGTCACCACCCCGGTCGGAGAGACGGATGACGATCTCATCCAGCTGCTCACCCCCACCGGTGAGCGTGTGCACCACGAGAGCTACTCGCCCCGGGTCGACCACCTGGACCGAGCAGCGCTCGAAGGCCTGTACCGGGACATGTACCTGGTGCGCCGCTTCGACAGCGAGGCCACGTCCCTGCAGCGCCACGGCGAGCTGGGCCTGTGGCCCCCCTCGCTGGGGCAGGAAGCCGCCCAGATCGGCTCCGGCAGGGCGATGTCCTCGCGCGACTACGCCTTCCCCTCCTACCGCGAGCTCGGGGTGATCTGGACCCGTGGGGTGGATCTGCGCTCCACGCTGCACATCTTCCGCGGCGAGGACCACGGTGGCTGGGACCCGAATGCCCACAACTGCCACCTCTACACCCTGGTCATCGGCTCCCACGCGCTGCACGCCACCGGCTACGCCATGGGCATCCAGCGCGACGGCGACGTCGGTACGGGCGATCCCGGACGTGACCGCGCCGCGGTGGCCTACTTCGGTGACGGCGCCACCGCCCAGGGTGATGTCAGCGAAGCCCTGACCTTCGCCTCGGTCAACGACGCGCCGGTGGTCTTCTTCTGCCAGAACAACCAGTGGGCGATCTCCGAGCCCACGCAGCGGCAGAGCCGGGTACCGCTCTACCACCGCGGCCGGGGCTTCGGTGTGCCCTCGGTCCGGGTGGACGGCAACGACGTGCTCGCCTGCCACGCCGTCACGTCCGAGGCGCTCGAACGCGCCAAGGCGGGCGGTGGCCCCACGTTCATCGAGGCGGTGACCTACCGGATGGGTGCGCACACCACCTCCGATGACCCCACGCGCTACCGAAGCCGGGCGGAGGAGGAGACATGGCGCCGTCGTGACCCCCTCGACCGGATGCGCCTGCTGCTGGAGCGGGAGGGGTCGCCGTCGGAGTTCTTCGCCGGCCTCGAGGCGGAGGCCGAGCAGTTCGGGGCCGAGATCCGCGAGTACTGCCACACCATCGCCGCGCCACCGGTCGAGCGGATCTTCGACGACGTCTACGCCACCGAGCAGTCCCAGATCACCCGCGAGCGGACCTGGCTCACCGAGTACCTCGCCGGGTTCGAGGAGGTGGCCTCATGA
- a CDS encoding four-carbon acid sugar kinase family protein: MSEAPPPQRRSPRGQGTSPRLAFYGDDFTGSVDVLLQVARQGWAGRLFTHLPGPAALAEAARGCDAVGIAGIARSIPTGRLEAEVRPVLSALAALEPQVLQYKACSTADSSPQVGSLGRALEIGRALRGDQTVPLLFAQPDFGRYTAFGHHFAREGETVYRLDRQPTMSSHPVTPMDESDLAVHLGRQTDLAVAGLAFPAYTSADQVTQLIRSSDAAALVLDALGEEHLQLLGRAVLDLGGFAIGSGGLSHALASAEPGDAGPVPAATPARGPVLAVSGSRSAQTRRQIDAAARAGWMTAPVLAAGVREQALAALAAGRSVALSSDDADTAGLTPDEILPALARAAADVVEAAVRAGVGRVVVCGGDTSSRVTTLLGVESLSIAANPSGNVVLLRAHAPDPAVDGLELLLKGGQVGEVDLFEQVRTLGSEA, translated from the coding sequence GTGTCTGAGGCGCCGCCACCCCAGCGTCGGTCTCCTCGGGGCCAGGGCACGTCGCCCCGGCTGGCCTTCTACGGCGACGACTTCACCGGCAGCGTGGACGTGCTGCTGCAGGTGGCCCGGCAGGGATGGGCCGGGCGGCTGTTCACGCACCTGCCCGGGCCTGCGGCGCTCGCCGAGGCCGCCAGGGGCTGCGACGCCGTCGGGATCGCCGGGATCGCCCGGTCGATACCCACCGGCCGGCTCGAGGCCGAGGTCCGCCCGGTGCTCAGCGCGCTCGCCGCCCTGGAGCCACAGGTGCTGCAGTACAAGGCCTGCTCGACGGCGGACTCCTCCCCGCAGGTGGGGAGCCTGGGCCGGGCGCTGGAGATCGGTCGCGCGCTGAGGGGCGATCAGACCGTACCGCTGCTGTTCGCCCAGCCCGACTTCGGGCGCTACACCGCCTTCGGGCACCACTTCGCCCGGGAGGGTGAGACCGTGTATCGGCTCGACCGGCAGCCGACGATGTCCAGCCACCCCGTGACGCCGATGGACGAGTCCGACCTCGCCGTGCACCTGGGGCGCCAGACCGACCTGGCTGTCGCGGGGTTGGCGTTCCCGGCCTACACCTCAGCGGATCAGGTGACCCAGCTGATCCGGTCCTCCGACGCGGCCGCCCTGGTGCTCGACGCCCTCGGGGAGGAACACCTGCAGCTGCTCGGGCGGGCAGTGCTGGACCTGGGCGGGTTCGCCATCGGCTCCGGTGGCCTCTCCCACGCGCTCGCGTCGGCCGAGCCGGGGGATGCCGGTCCGGTGCCGGCGGCCACGCCCGCCCGCGGCCCGGTGCTCGCCGTCTCGGGCAGTCGCTCCGCACAGACGCGCAGGCAGATCGACGCCGCCGCCCGCGCTGGGTGGATGACCGCGCCGGTGCTTGCCGCGGGGGTCAGGGAGCAGGCGCTGGCCGCGCTCGCCGCGGGGCGGAGCGTGGCGCTGAGCTCCGACGACGCCGACACCGCCGGGCTCACGCCGGACGAGATCCTGCCCGCCCTGGCGCGTGCGGCGGCGGATGTGGTCGAGGCAGCGGTGAGGGCCGGCGTCGGGCGGGTGGTCGTGTGCGGTGGGGACACCTCCAGCCGGGTGACCACGCTGCTGGGGGTGGAGTCGCTCTCGATCGCTGCGAACCCGTCCGGGAACGTGGTTCTGCTGCGCGCCCATGCGCCGGATCCGGCGGTGGACGGCCTGGAGCTGTTGCTCAAGGGCGGACAGGTGGGGGAGGTCGACCTGTTCGAGCAGGTCCGCACCCTCGGCTCCGAGGCCTGA
- a CDS encoding dihydrolipoamide acetyltransferase family protein, translating into MPKLVQFRLPDVGEGLTEADIVAWQVAVGDTVTVNQTIVEIETAKSLVELPSPHAGVVTELLAEVGDTVEVGTPIITFDLDPGGEAPDGGASEASASPQAQASGDEEETSGGVLVGYGTKAASPTRRPRKAAAGGTREPESAAPAPAAPAQAAPPARPAAAQPSPASQARPAPAQAAPSASSNRSAQIMAKPPVRKLAKDLGLDLARVPGTGPGGIITRADVLSAAERSAPEHYVKHRDDDRPWLDGGVVSDDGRQTRVPVRSVRARTAEAMVASAFTAPHVTVFVTVDVTKTMHLVERLKGDRDFGDVRVTPLLIAAKALVLAIRQHPMISAAWDDATQEIVYKHYINLGIAAATPRGLIVPNIKDAHRLSLHELAVEIANLTATARAGKTQPAEMSDGTVTVTNVGIFGIDTGTPILNPGESAILALGAIDQRPWVHKGKIKPRWVTQLALSVDHRLVDGELASRVLHDVARVMEEPSQGLVWG; encoded by the coding sequence ATGCCCAAGCTCGTGCAGTTCCGCCTTCCCGACGTCGGTGAAGGTCTCACCGAGGCCGATATCGTCGCCTGGCAGGTGGCCGTCGGTGACACCGTGACGGTGAACCAGACCATCGTCGAGATCGAGACGGCGAAGAGCCTGGTCGAACTGCCCAGCCCGCATGCCGGGGTGGTCACCGAGCTGCTCGCCGAGGTGGGTGACACCGTCGAGGTCGGGACGCCGATCATCACCTTCGACCTCGACCCGGGCGGAGAAGCCCCCGACGGCGGGGCCTCCGAGGCGTCTGCCTCACCCCAGGCGCAGGCCTCCGGGGACGAGGAGGAGACCAGCGGTGGGGTGCTGGTGGGATACGGCACCAAGGCGGCCTCGCCCACGCGCCGCCCGCGCAAGGCCGCTGCCGGTGGCACTCGGGAGCCCGAGAGCGCTGCGCCCGCTCCCGCGGCGCCCGCTCAGGCCGCGCCGCCTGCCCGACCCGCTGCTGCGCAGCCCTCCCCGGCTTCCCAGGCGAGACCTGCACCTGCTCAGGCTGCGCCGTCGGCGTCCTCGAACCGGTCGGCCCAGATCATGGCCAAGCCACCCGTGCGCAAGCTCGCCAAGGACCTCGGGCTGGACCTGGCCCGGGTCCCGGGCACCGGACCCGGGGGCATCATCACCCGCGCGGACGTGCTCTCCGCGGCAGAACGTTCGGCTCCCGAGCACTACGTCAAGCACCGCGACGACGACCGGCCCTGGCTGGACGGCGGTGTCGTCTCCGATGACGGCCGCCAGACCCGGGTGCCGGTGCGCAGCGTCCGGGCCCGTACCGCCGAGGCGATGGTGGCCTCGGCGTTCACGGCGCCGCACGTGACGGTCTTCGTCACCGTCGACGTGACCAAGACGATGCACCTGGTGGAGCGGCTCAAGGGCGATCGCGACTTCGGTGACGTGCGCGTGACCCCGCTGCTGATCGCCGCGAAGGCGCTGGTGCTGGCGATCCGCCAGCACCCGATGATCAGCGCCGCGTGGGACGACGCGACGCAGGAGATCGTCTACAAGCACTACATCAATCTCGGGATCGCCGCGGCGACCCCGCGGGGGCTGATCGTGCCCAACATCAAGGATGCGCACCGGCTCTCGCTGCACGAGCTGGCGGTGGAGATCGCGAACCTGACCGCCACCGCGCGGGCGGGCAAGACGCAGCCGGCCGAGATGTCCGACGGCACCGTGACGGTCACGAACGTCGGCATCTTCGGGATCGACACCGGCACCCCGATCCTGAACCCGGGGGAGTCGGCGATCCTCGCGCTCGGTGCGATCGACCAGCGCCCGTGGGTGCACAAGGGCAAGATCAAGCCGCGCTGGGTGACCCAGCTCGCGCTGTCGGTGGATCACCGGCTTGTGGACGGCGAGCTCGCCTCCCGGGTGCTGCACGATGTGGCCCGGGTGATGGAGGAGCCGAGCCAGGGCCTGGTCTGGGGGTAG
- a CDS encoding GH-E family nuclease: MSALTRNAQEILEAIEDGFTRIKRALRDRQRDQAQKIRDDNDRVNQADGELADTVRKTDLPETGPPGSYGYDADGNRLPYANDRPRYDDGQVETVWQDTHDNQVADAQNGALLDENGRPLDPPGENQVWVQRTDDSWDLVTWESGQNRRGVWDMGHRPDSKYSELRDRYLNGEISKDDFLAEYRDPDNYFAEDPGRNQSHMDE, encoded by the coding sequence ATGTCCGCACTCACGCGCAACGCCCAGGAGATCCTCGAGGCGATCGAGGACGGCTTCACGCGCATCAAGCGCGCCCTGCGGGATCGTCAGCGCGATCAGGCGCAGAAGATCCGCGACGACAACGACCGCGTCAACCAGGCCGACGGCGAGCTGGCCGACACCGTCCGCAAGACCGACCTTCCCGAGACCGGCCCGCCCGGCTCCTACGGCTACGACGCCGACGGCAACCGGCTGCCGTACGCCAACGACCGCCCCAGGTACGACGACGGACAGGTCGAGACGGTCTGGCAGGACACTCACGACAACCAGGTCGCCGACGCGCAGAACGGGGCCCTGCTGGATGAGAACGGCCGGCCGCTGGACCCGCCGGGTGAGAACCAGGTGTGGGTCCAGCGCACCGACGACAGCTGGGACCTGGTGACCTGGGAGTCCGGGCAGAATCGGCGCGGCGTCTGGGACATGGGGCACCGCCCCGACTCCAAGTACAGCGAACTGCGGGACCGCTACCTCAACGGCGAGATCAGCAAGGACGATTTCCTCGCCGAGTACCGCGATCCCGACAACTACTTCGCCGAGGATCCCGGGCGCAACCAGTCGCACATGGACGAATAG
- a CDS encoding GNAT family N-acetyltransferase, translating into MDYVFDTLDLQDDSPAAVARREAWFGAVARAFHEGRPGNEHIQHWLASARADAAVCRGAWLPEGAFGAGPEPVATYVSFDKTLNAGHELLDVRMVSDVSASPAHRRRGLVRTMLEADLADAAAHGAALAALTASEATIYGRWGFGPATFARSVELDTGPRFGLRTRDLPGRMEFVDARDAWPHLSSVFERFHRSRRGSIARPGFYRDLHTGAFDYTEGGPSKKLRAAVHLDESEQVDGFVLYRFDGEDRDKPTVRVSEMLALEPGVQLALWDFLAHIDLSTRVVWRMADPLDPLPWALTDINALKVTGESEFIWLRVLDVVRVLQARPWTAEGRLVLSVEDPQGHAGGTFAIESRAGRATVTPTQETAEVTVTAETLATLCLGTAPVTMLAAAGRVAGAADAVGRLAAMADLPDRPYTTTFF; encoded by the coding sequence GTGGACTACGTCTTCGACACCCTGGACCTGCAGGACGACTCCCCCGCCGCCGTCGCCCGGCGCGAGGCCTGGTTCGGCGCCGTCGCCCGAGCCTTCCACGAGGGGCGCCCGGGCAACGAGCACATCCAGCACTGGCTGGCCTCCGCCCGGGCCGACGCCGCGGTGTGCCGGGGCGCCTGGCTGCCCGAGGGCGCCTTCGGTGCCGGTCCGGAACCGGTGGCGACCTACGTCAGCTTCGACAAGACCCTCAACGCCGGCCACGAGTTGCTCGACGTGCGGATGGTCAGCGATGTCAGCGCCAGCCCGGCCCACCGCCGTCGGGGTCTGGTGCGGACCATGCTGGAGGCGGACCTCGCGGACGCCGCAGCTCACGGTGCCGCACTGGCAGCGCTGACGGCGTCGGAGGCGACGATCTACGGGCGCTGGGGCTTCGGCCCCGCGACCTTCGCACGCAGCGTCGAGCTCGACACCGGCCCGCGGTTCGGCCTGCGCACGCGCGACCTGCCCGGCCGGATGGAGTTCGTCGACGCCCGCGACGCCTGGCCGCACCTCAGCAGCGTGTTCGAGCGTTTCCACCGAAGCCGGCGCGGATCGATCGCGCGCCCCGGCTTCTACCGCGACCTGCACACCGGCGCCTTCGACTACACCGAGGGCGGACCGTCGAAGAAGCTCCGGGCGGCGGTCCACCTGGACGAAAGCGAGCAGGTCGACGGATTCGTCCTCTACCGCTTCGACGGCGAGGACCGGGACAAGCCCACCGTCCGGGTGAGCGAGATGCTCGCCCTCGAGCCCGGGGTGCAGCTGGCCCTGTGGGACTTCCTCGCCCACATCGACCTCTCCACCCGGGTGGTGTGGCGCATGGCCGATCCGCTCGACCCGCTCCCGTGGGCCCTGACCGATATCAACGCCCTCAAGGTCACCGGCGAGAGCGAGTTCATCTGGCTGCGGGTGCTCGACGTGGTCCGCGTGCTCCAGGCCCGCCCGTGGACGGCGGAGGGTCGCCTCGTGCTGTCCGTCGAGGACCCGCAGGGTCACGCCGGGGGGACGTTCGCGATCGAGTCCCGCGCCGGGCGCGCCACCGTCACCCCGACGCAGGAGACGGCCGAGGTCACGGTGACGGCGGAGACCCTCGCCACCCTGTGCCTGGGCACCGCCCCGGTGACCATGCTCGCGGCGGCCGGGCGCGTGGCCGGGGCAGCGGACGCCGTCGGGCGCCTCGCCGCGATGGCGGACCTGCCCGACCGGCCGTACACGACGACCTTCTTCTAG
- a CDS encoding WXG100 family type VII secretion target: MGMTVPGELDYVLDLLGYEWPNLDEDAIREAAVLMRGLRDDLQGTLDDLDNTINVELAEAFTSKTATAYIQGWTENRTQNMDQMLDLMPTVADGIDIFADAVLALKVKVIAELTITAAQIAAAAATAVVTLGASVAANAAIIAARKKALDIATDIAMDQLLGQIVAMVIEPLTDTAAGLAEAVVAAPITSSGSETASFDASYDMLERLAQAIDDCGADQEELVDAFISQVMGLPIFAS, translated from the coding sequence ATGGGGATGACCGTGCCCGGCGAGCTGGACTACGTGCTCGACCTGCTCGGCTACGAATGGCCGAACCTCGACGAGGACGCGATCCGGGAGGCTGCCGTGCTGATGCGCGGCCTGCGCGATGACCTGCAGGGCACGCTCGACGACCTGGACAACACCATCAACGTCGAGCTGGCCGAGGCCTTCACCTCCAAGACGGCGACGGCCTACATCCAGGGGTGGACCGAGAACCGCACCCAGAACATGGACCAGATGCTCGACCTGATGCCCACGGTGGCGGACGGGATCGACATCTTCGCCGACGCCGTGCTCGCCCTCAAGGTGAAGGTGATCGCCGAGCTGACGATCACCGCGGCACAGATCGCCGCGGCGGCGGCGACCGCCGTGGTGACCCTCGGCGCGAGCGTGGCAGCCAACGCAGCGATCATCGCCGCCCGCAAGAAGGCGCTGGACATCGCCACCGACATCGCGATGGACCAGCTCCTCGGCCAGATCGTGGCCATGGTCATCGAGCCGCTCACCGACACCGCCGCCGGCCTGGCCGAGGCCGTGGTGGCCGCACCGATCACCTCCTCCGGGAGCGAGACGGCCTCCTTCGACGCGAGCTACGACATGCTGGAGCGCCTGGCCCAGGCCATCGACGACTGCGGCGCCGACCAGGAGGAACTGGTCGACGCCTTCATCTCGCAGGTCATGGGCCTGCCGATCTTCGCGTCCTGA
- a CDS encoding DUF2185 domain-containing protein: MTDTPAGSPSAPAEYPQFIPQAGACLATTHVLSGAGVVRWMLRKPSQAGADNGWRIMSHIDTSEYLSDPSSWTITDFNRVCAIEPALIGIWDLEVGSDLQLVRDERGLTIVDTPTGRVVPPENLYVPPQHRA, translated from the coding sequence ATGACTGACACACCCGCCGGGTCACCCTCGGCGCCGGCCGAGTACCCCCAGTTCATCCCGCAGGCGGGCGCCTGCCTCGCCACCACCCACGTGCTCAGCGGCGCGGGTGTGGTGCGGTGGATGCTGCGCAAGCCCTCCCAGGCCGGCGCCGACAACGGCTGGCGCATCATGAGCCACATCGACACCAGCGAGTACCTCTCCGACCCCTCCAGCTGGACGATCACGGACTTCAACCGGGTCTGCGCGATCGAGCCCGCGCTCATCGGGATCTGGGACCTGGAGGTCGGCTCCGACCTGCAGCTCGTGCGGGACGAGCGCGGCCTCACGATCGTGGACACTCCGACGGGGCGCGTCGTCCCGCCGGAGAACCTGTACGTCCCGCCGCAGCACCGCGCCTGA